A window from Cryptomeria japonica chromosome 1, Sugi_1.0, whole genome shotgun sequence encodes these proteins:
- the LOC131856291 gene encoding FK506-binding protein 4-like has product MKNGSRIPKSIIEKYKDTTCFMVNKDEYMMEIVQPRIIWIMPMGYEVEEATLDAYVQQILQAPVDEKKEKFGTAQEKGLKVHQEQVAPNIRKKITKLAAETLISEGHERADDERKTETSKHQEASSTELASPKPIDSAKRKKKATRQYMTVSYEETKSDEDIKEVPKKKGVFARVVREKKEEKKKEPIKETPQKPKITIVHKHKPKSDE; this is encoded by the exons atgaaaaacGGATCTAGAATTCCAAAGTCTATAATAGAAAAGTATAAGGATACAACATGTTttatggttaataaagatgaatACATGATGGAAATTGTACAACCTAGAATTatatggatcatgcctatgggttatgaggtggaagAGGCCACACTGGATGCCTATGTACAACAAATACTGCaagcaccagttgatgaaaagaaagaaaaatttggcACAGCCCAAGAAAAAGGGCTTAAGGTTCACCAAGAACAGGTTGCACCTAATATTAGGAAGAAAATTACTAAGCTTGCAGCAGAAACTCTTATAAGTGAAGGGCATGAGAGGGCGGATGATGAACGAAAA ACAGAGACTTCCAAGCATCAGGAAGCATCATCCACTGAGCTTGCCAGTCCTAAACCAATAGACTCAGCAAAGAGAAAGAAAAAGGCTACCCGACAATATATGACTGTTTCTTATGAGGAAACAAAATCCGATGAGGATATAAAGGAAGTTCCAAAGAAGAAAGGAGTTTTTGCTAGAGTAGTGAGGGAGAagaaggaggagaaaaagaaagaaccgATTAAGGAGACTCCCCAGAAACCTAAAATCACAATTGTACATAAGCATAAACCTAAATCTGATGAGTAG